The proteins below come from a single Papaver somniferum cultivar HN1 chromosome 11, ASM357369v1, whole genome shotgun sequence genomic window:
- the LOC113324626 gene encoding uncharacterized protein LOC113324626 — MAFRVLSESKHFYYFEYKDNNDDTPIDSIKRINFTPLFGYRVFGSFNGLVCFRTGFRYDSVYICNPVTREYVKLPKFNRDSDHSIPWTRGFGYLPLTNEYQVVEIHRLSADLNIVEVLVYTVGGGSGWKIVGRFDIQDGKAHVEKHGVFVNGALHWVESTCGRVFVFDLTEEKFREHVSRPPRPPDSLWPEYGSIGVVGGVLYYFVKYFSQITRMHSYDIWPLKGKNDTGDMKEQVVQEPLGWREKFTFYVGKPLSFTKSSGVLYFNSRDLGIYDASASTSKELVRFSAVSQIFPHKNTLVSLK; from the coding sequence ATGGCGTTTCGTGTCTTATCTGAGAGTAAGCATTTTTATTACTTTGAGTATAAGGATAATAATGATGATACACCTATTGATAGTATTAAAAGGATCAATTTCACCCCTCTATTTGGTTATAGAGTTTTTGGTTCTTTTAATGGCTTGGTCTGTTTTAGAACTGGATTCCGATATGATTCTGTTTATATTTGTAACCCTGTGACGAGAGAATATGTTAAGCTACCAAAATTTAACAGAGACTCCGATCACTCTATTCCTTGGACGAGAGGGTTTGGTTACCTTCCATTGACTAATGAGTATCAAGTTGTTGAAATTCATAGGTTAAGTGCAGACCTCAATATTGTTGAAGTTTTGGTGTATACTGTTGGCGGTGGCAGTGGATGGAAAATTGTTGGAAGGTTTGATATTCAGGATGGCAAAGCACATGTTGAAAAACATGGTGTCTTTGTGAATGGAGCACTGCATTGGGTGGAATCGACATGCGGAagggtttttgtttttgatttgactgAGGAAAAGTTTCGTGAACATGTTTCACGACCTCCTCGGCCACCAGATTCTTTGTGGCCTGAATATGGTTCTATAGGGGTTGTGGGTGGGGTTTTATATTATTTTGTcaaatatttcagccaaattacCAGAATGCATAGTTATGACATATGGCCACTGAAAGGGAAGAACGATACTGGTGACATGAAAGAGCAGGTGGTGCAAGAGCCATTAGGTTGGAGAGAAAAGTTCACTTTTTACGTTGGAAAACCATTATCCTTTACCAAGAGTAGCGGtgttttatatttcaattctagGGATCTCGGCATTTACGATGCAAGTGCTTCAACCTCGAAAGAGCTTGTACGGTTTAGTGCAGTTAGTCAAATATTTCCTCATAAAAACACCTTAGTTTCGTTGAAATAA
- the LOC113320217 gene encoding E3 SUMO-protein ligase SIZ1-like encodes MDLASTCKDKLTYFRIKELKDVLTKLGVAKQGKKQDLIDRILGLIADEQVSKTHGWPKKHSIGKEGIIKIIDDTYRKMQIPGATDLASKGHSDVDINNTKLKEEGEDSFQLNMKVQCVCGSSLPNESMIQCEHPGCRVWQHIGCVIIPEKPTEGVPPTPPQFYCQICRINRADPFWVTVAQPLLPVKLTVTNLPADGTNPVQTVEKTFQLTRVDRELVQKGEYDVQAWCMLLNDKVTFRMQWPQYSDLQVNGMAVRTINRPGPQLLGANGRDDGPAITTCTREGMNKIFLSGCDARVFCLGVRIARRRTVQQVLRMIPKESEGEPFDDALARVCRCIGGGNAAENADSDSDLEVVADSVTVNLRCPMSGSRMKVAGRFKPCAHMGCFDLHVFVELNQRSRKWQCPICLKNYSLEHVIIDPYFNRIATLMRDCGEDVTEIDVNPDGSWRAKNEHERKDLAQWHSPSGSLRGPVDEAGKSELENSKIKQEVHSEGHNGLRIGIKKNPTGKWELNRPEGQTVSSENRLLVKLENPKVIPGTNSATGSCRDGEDPSVNQDGGGQFDFSTNNGNDLDAISLNFDPTCTVGNRMPFEPLGGVIVLSDSEDENENVTGTAYESHSANTTGIPYSAPPLAMPDSYPNDAELGTSGGCLGLFNSNCDDFEIPLWQLPSGTQAGPGFQLFGTETNVSDSFVDVQQTSVPNMNGFALGSDMAMGSETQALDSNYELNGGLVDNPLAFGRDDPSLQIFLPSHPADTSVRTDYRDQPETPNGTLNDDWISLRLGGGGGGSGSAGSIGRNESRTTNGLSSRHQVASKEGGIENLASTASLKLSMNNDRTDKTGTKRQLSDSLFSHPRQPRSARPRILSMDSPSE; translated from the exons ATGGATTTAGCATCCACTTGCAAG GACAAGTTAACATATTTTAGGATTAAAGAGCTTAAAGATGTGCTGACTAAGTTAGGTGTTGCAAAGCAAGGGAAAAAACAG GACCTTATTGACAGAATTTTAGGTTTGATTGCCGATGAACAAG TATCAAAGACGCATGGTTGGCCAAAGAAACATTCTATCGGGAAAGAAGGGATTATAAAAATTATTGATGATACTTACAG AAAAATGCAGATTCCTGGGGCCACTGATTTAGCTTCAAAGGGACATAGCGATGTGGATATCAACAATACAAAACTAAAGGAGGAAGGTGAGGATTCATTTCAATTGAACATGAAGGTTCAGTGCGTGTGTGGAAGTTCCTTGCCCAATGAGTCAATGATCCAG TGTGAGCATCCAGGATGTCGTGTGTGGCAACACATTGGTTGTGTCATCATCCCGGAGAAACCAACAGAGGGTGTTCCACCAACTCCACCTCAGTTCTATTGTCAAATTTGCCGAATCAATCGTGCTGATCC CTTTTGGGTGACTGTGGCACAGCCATTACTTCCTGTGAAATTGACTGTCACTAATCTTCCAGCAGATGG AACAAATCCAGTGCAGACTGTGGAGAAAACATTTCAGCTAACAAGGGTAGATAGAGAGTTAGTACAGAAAGGAGAATATGATGTACAG GCTTGGTGTATGCTTCTCAATGACAAGGTTACATTTAGGATGCAATGGCCACAATATTCAGATCTCCAGGTTAATG GTATGGCAGTTAGGACTATTAATAGGCCTGGTCCTCAGCTGTTAGGAGCCAATGGTCGTGATGATGGCCCAGCT ATAACAACTTGCACCAGGGAGGGGATGAATAAGATATTTCTTTCAGGCTGTGATGCCCGTGTTTTCTGTTTGGGTGTTAGAATTGCAAGGAGGCGTACAGTTCAACAA GTTCTAAGAATGATTCCTAAGGAATCAGAAGGCGAGCCTTTTGATGATGCACTTGCTCGTGTTTGCCGTTGCATTGGGGGTGGAAATGCTGCAGAAAATGCTGATAGTGATAGTGATTTGGAAGTTGTTGCGGATTCAGTTACCGTCAATCTTCGTTGTCCC ATGAGTGGTTCTAGAATGAAGGTTGCTGGAAGGTTTAAACCTTGTGCTCACATGGGTTGTTTTGATCTTCATGTTTTTGTTGAACTTAACCAGCGGTCTAGGAAG TGGCAGTGCCCCATTTGCCTTAAAAACTACTCCTTGGAGCATGTCATCATTGACCCGTATTTCAACCGTATCGCTACTCTG ATGCGCGATTGTGGAGAAGATGTTACTGAGATTGATGTAAATCCTGATGGTTCGTGGCGTGCAAAGAACGAACATGAACGGAAGGATCTTGCTCAATGGCACTCTCCTAGTGGTTCTCTCCGTGGTCCTGTAGATGAAGCAGGAAAATCTGAGCTGGAAAACTCAAAGATCAAGCAAGAAGTACATTCTGAAGGACATAATGGGTTGAGAATTGGAATCAAGAAGAACCCGACTGGGAAATGGGAACTCAATAGACCAGAAGGGCAGACTGTATCTTCCGAAAACCGGTTACTAGTGAAACTGGAAAACCCAAAGGTAATACCTGGGACTAACAGTGCTACTGGAAGTTGTAGGGATGGTGAAGATCCAAGTGTTAATCAGGATGGAGGGGGGCAATTTGATTTCTCTACTAACAATGGCAACGACCTCGATGCTATTTCTCTCAATTTCGACCCGACTTGTACAGTTGGGAACAGAATGCCATTTGAACCATTAGGTGGTGTCATTGTTCTCAGTGATTCAGAGGATGAAAATGAGAATGTGACTGGAACTGCGTATGAATCTCATTCGGCAAACACCACTGGGATACCTTATTCTGCCCCACCTCTTGCAATGCCCGATTCATATCCAAATGATGCTGAACTAGGTACAAGTGGCGGTTGTCTAGGTCTTTTCAACAGTAATTGTGATGATTTTGAGATTCCCCTCTGGCAGTTGCCGTCTGGTACTCAAGCAGGTCCTGGATTCCAACTTTTTGGAACAGAAACAAATGTTTCAGATTCTTTTGTCGATGTGCAGCAGACCTCAGTTCCCAATATGAATGGATTTGCTCTGGGTTCTGACATGGCCATGGGATCTGAAACACAAGCCCTAGATTCGAATTATGAGTTAAATGGTGGGCTGGTCGACAACCCCTTGGCATTTGGTAGGGATGACCCGTCATTGCAAATATTCCTTCCCTCCCATCCAGCAGACACGTCTGTACGGACAGATTATAGAGACCAACCTGAAACACCGAATGGCACACTTAATGATGACTGGATTTCTCTTCGGCTTGGGGGTGGAGGCGGTGGCAGTGGGAGCGCCGGCAGCATTGGTCGTAATGAATCAAGAACTACAAATGGTTTGAGTTCAAGACATCAGGTTGCATCCAAGGAGGGTGGAATTGAAAATTTAGCCAGTACAG CATCTTTGAAACTAAGCATGAACAACGACAGAACTGACAAGACTGGTACAAAGAGACAATTATCTGATAGTCTGTTTTCACATCCTCGCCAACCAAGGTCTGCTAGGCCACGGATTCTTTCCATGGATTCCCCTTCTGAATAG
- the LOC113324627 gene encoding uncharacterized protein LOC113324627, producing MFLKLWYILEDGLEAILAATDKDDDELKRRRKKREEDDFMCRGHILNVLGLNVYNAHRIYGTPKELWTALENKYKISEASNKKFLICNFMDWKMVDSKSIIAQFSDLLLIVNHLKDAGIDLRHLRIEEDARKREIKDSQQTENHSKINNVQESKTSNSLKVQNNSQFKKQDPNKNGKKKGLCYFCTKPDHIARDYRQKKKQMNKETNMVDDSKLVIVVQEANTVADHGSGWWYDTGATIHICKDRNLYKTYEPVFGEDVISENLLPRYMAKALLNSSLLLERLLPLPMYYMSQTYVKTLFLESLLTRQVSRLSLDMISLYCPKTESLLDKDTLVTEWINLI from the exons ATGTTTCTGAAACTTTGGTACATTCTGGAAGATGGGTTAGAGGCCATTCTTGCTGCTACTGACAAGGACGATGACGAATTGAAGAGAAGGCGAAAGAAGCGTGAAGAAGATGATTTCATGTGCCGAGGTCATATTCTGAATGTTTTGGGGTTGAACGTTTACAATGCTCATCGTATTTATGGAACTCCGAAGGAACTATGGACTGCACTGgagaacaaatacaagatttctgaggCCAGTAACAAGAAGTTCCTGATTTGCAACTTTATGGATTGGaaaatggttgacagtaagtctaTCATTGCCCAGTTCAGTGATCTTTTGCTTATTGTTAATCATCTTAAAGATGCTGGTATTGATCTT CGTCATCTTCGCATTGAAGAAGATGCTCGTAAGCGTGAGATTAAGGATAGTCAGCAAACTGAAAATCATTCTAAGATTAATAATGTGCAAGAATCGAAAACTTCGAATTCTTTGAAAGTTCAAAATAATTCTCAGTTTAAGAAGCAAGATCCAAACAAGAATGGTAAGAAGAAGGGCCTTTGCTACTTCTGTACGAAACCCGACCATATTGCTCGTGACTATcgtcaaaagaagaaacaaatgaATAAGGAAACAAATATGGTCGATGATTCTAAACTTGTCATTGTTGTGCAAGAGGCCAATACTGTTGCAGATCATGGAAGTGGATGGTGGTACGATACTGGTGCAACCATTCATATATGTAAAGACCgaaatctttacaagacatatgaGCCTGTTTTCGGAGAAGATGTGATTTCTGAAAATCTTCTTCCTAGGTACATGGCAAAGGCACTGTTGAACTCAAGTTTACTTCTGGAAAGATTGTTACCCTTACCAATGTATTACATGTCCCAAACATATGTAAAAACCTTGTTTCTGGAGTCCTTGTTAACAAGGCAGGTTTCGAGGTTAAGTTTGGATATGATAAGTTTGTACTGTCCAAAAACGGAAagtttgttggacaaggatacCCTTGTAACGGAATGGATAAACTTAATTTAA